The Candidatus Neomarinimicrobiota bacterium genome includes the window AAGGTCAATTTCCGGTGGCATGGTTCGTGACAATGATGATTATTGCGGTAATAGGCGGATTTGGGATGGGAACGAGCATCGATTGGTATCCGGAAGCGCAACGAATCCAATCGGCAAAAACCGTTCGTGACGCATCTTACAGTATCTGGGCAGGATCGGCCTTGGTCCTTGTTCGTAATTCGATCTGGGCTGCTGCCATAATAGGCTTTTTTGTTCTTCATCCACACATTGGCCAGAGCAGCGAATATGAAATGGCTTGGTACAGGGTAGGTTTCAAATTTCTCCCCATAGGCATGGTTGGGTTTCTCTTTGCGGGTATTCTCGCAATCCATCTGTCCACGGTCTCCACACACTTAAATCTCGGCGCAATGTATGCGACGCGAGATTTTTACCACCACTATGTCAATCCCACCGCCAGTGATCAAAAACTGGTTCTGGTGGGACGGGTCTCCACCTTCGTCATCCTGATTGGATCATTTGCATTTGGCGTAATTATCGGAGAGGAAATTACTCAATGGCTAATATTTGCCATCTGGATCATGGCCGCAGGAGTCTGGTTGCCCAATATTCTGCAGGTAATCTGGTGGCGATTCAATTCATGGGGTTTCTTAAGTGCCTGGATCGCTAACCTTGGGCTCAGCTGGCTGGTCGTGTGGATACTTCCCCGGTTCGGGATAATACCAGAATTGCCAGACTATGTGCAGTTTTGGATATTGATTGTTCTTAATGCCATGATATATCTGCCCGTGACCTTTTTGACCAGAAAGGAAGATATGGATCACCTTGTTTCCTATTACGTTATGTCGCGCCCAATTGGATTCTGGGGTCCTGTCAGACAAGAAGCTATTAATCGGGGACTGATTCAGGTTGAAACTACCAAATGAATTGTTCGCCATGAAGAACACCAAGAAAGAGGTGTTTTGGTGTTAAAGTATTCAAGTGTTCAAGTTCCAGGGTGTTGGAGTGTTTGGATTTGTGGGTCCTGTGGGTATTTCTTTTTTCTTAAACACCTGAACACACGAACACATGAACACTCAGGCTGAAATCATTAGAGTGTCTTCGCGAACTTTACGGCTGACGAATAGGTCAAGCTAAACTCACGACTTCTCCCATCGCAGCATTCAGAAAATCAGAAATGAACACTATTCATGATTATGGCAAATGATACACACTCCTCGAGACTCTCATATTCTTGACCCTCGGGAGAACAATTCCGGTTAGTATTCCACTAAACCGACAGTACAGGCTGATAAATCGTCTCAATGGGTTCCGAGGGGAAAGGCTGTAAGCCATGCCCGGGCGTTATCGAGGTTGTCGGTACGAAGAGTATCGGGGTTGTAGCCCCGCTCCACACCTAGGTAGTACCCCAGCAACTGGAAAACAATGGTCGCGAGGGGCGGGAAGAGCATTTCATTTGATTCGCCTGGCACTGAAATAAGAAAGTCCGCATCCTGGGTGATGGTCTCGTCGCCCTCCGCCACAACAGCTAAGCCCCGTGACCCTGCTGCCCGCCCCGTTCGCAGCGAATCGTGTAATCTCCGATAACTCTTCCCACGTGGGGCGATAACCACCGTGGTTACCTCTGCTGACAACAATGCAATGGCATCGTGCGGATACTCTGCTGGCCGATAGGCCTTGCACACCATACTGGACTCCTCCTCCACCTTCAGCGCACCCTCCCGAGCTGAGAACCAGTTCGGTCCGCCACCGACGAGAAGCAAAGCACTTTGGTCTTTCAAAAGGTGTGCAATCCGAGCTATGTTTGGATCCTGCTTTTCCAGGAGTTTACCAGCGACTTCGGGCAACGCTCGTATGGCTTCCTCCAGCTCTTCAGCTTGGTTGTCAGCCAATGTACCATCACGCCGTCCCAGCTCCAGGGCGAGTTGGTACATCATCATCATTCTTGTCGTGATCACCGAAACATCGGGTCCACATTTCTGGCCTGTGAGGAAACTGACACTTTCATGGCAAAGGTCCTCCAAGGCGCTTCCCGGCGTGTTCGTGAGACCCACAGTGAACAAGTCCTCATCATTCGCGCGGCGCACGGCATCGAGGGTTTCAATACTCCCACCAGTAGCGGATTGGGCGATCAAGGCTGTCTTTCGCGGTACCTTCTCCCAGTAGTTCGCAAATTCCAGTGATTCTAAGCTCTCGGTGGTCAGGCCTGTCCAACGTTGGAAAACAAATGCCCCCAGTATTGAGTTAAAATATGCCGAGCCACATCCTGTGAAAATCAGGTGCTCAATCCCCTTATCAATCATTCGCTGAGCCAGGTCGCCAAATTCTGGTTGCAGCTCTAAGACGCGCTTCATCAATTCTGGTTGTTTTCGCACGTCTTCGATGAGGAAGTATGGATGACCGCGACGAACATCATTTGTGCCACGAATAAAAGCCC containing:
- a CDS encoding SIS domain-containing protein, which codes for MPAWLREELERLPLWAFIRGTNDVRRGHPYFLIEDVRKQPELMKRVLELQPEFGDLAQRMIDKGIEHLIFTGCGSAYFNSILGAFVFQRWTGLTTESLESLEFANYWEKVPRKTALIAQSATGGSIETLDAVRRANDEDLFTVGLTNTPGSALEDLCHESVSFLTGQKCGPDVSVITTRMMMMYQLALELGRRDGTLADNQAEELEEAIRALPEVAGKLLEKQDPNIARIAHLLKDQSALLLVGGGPNWFSAREGALKVEEESSMVCKAYRPAEYPHDAIALLSAEVTTVVIAPRGKSYRRLHDSLRTGRAAGSRGLAVVAEGDETITQDADFLISVPGESNEMLFPPLATIVFQLLGYYLGVERGYNPDTLRTDNLDNARAWLTAFPLGTH